CGGTCCGGGTCCGCGACGATCTCCGCCTTCAGCGCCCCCGCCATGTGCGTGGCGTCCAGGCTGCGGCGCACGTGCTCGTAGAGGTCCGCGTAGCCCATGGGGCTGCCAGGGAGCTTCCCCGCGTCCAGCAGCTCCACCAGCTGCGCGTAGAGGCAGCCCTCGGAGAGGCTGAACAGCGTGTTGAGGAACACCCAGCGCCGCTCCGCGAGGTCGATGAGCGTGCGCGAGTACTCCGTGCGCTGGCGCTCGAACTCCAGGGGCTTCGTCCCGTGCAGCGCGCGCTTCACGAAGCCGAAGCGGTTCGCCTTGAGCAGGTTGCCCTTGAGCGTGTCGATGATGAGCCCGCGCATCGCGAGCCCCGGGTCGAACTGCAGATGCCCCACGGGCCAGCCCTTGGCCACGAGCTGCTCGCGCATGTGCTCGTACGCGCGCTGCTCCCACGCCTCCACCCGGTAGTGGATGAGCGTGTAGTCCATGTCGTAGCCCACGGCCTTGATGGCCCGCATGTTGAGGGTGCGGTTGCAGAAGAGGCCGCGCTCGGGCGGAGGTGCGCTCGGGAGAGTCATGGGCTCTACCTGCCCATTCCCGCGCGCCCTGTCCACGCCCTCGTGCGGCTACAGGTCCAGCTCCAGGCGGCGCGAGCGCGCCCGGCTCACGCACACCAGGATGTTGCGAGAACGTTGCCCTGCCTCCAGGAAGCAGTCCCGGTGGTCCGGCTCGCCGCCCAGCAGCCCCGTGAGGCAGGTGCCGCAGCTGCCCGACTCGCAGTCGCTGGGCACCTGCACGCCGTGGGTGCGCAGCACGTTGAGGATGCTCATCCCCGGCGGCACGTGGAGCACGCGGTTGCTGCGCTTGAGCGCCACCTCGAAGGTGCCGTCCCCGGGGCGCTGGGTGAGCACGTTCGTGCCCTCCGCCGTGAACGCCTCGAAGTGCACCGTCTCCTGCGGCCAGCCGCCCACCTCCGCCGCGTCGCGCACGGCGCCCATCAGCGGCGCGGGGCCGCAGCAGTACAGGTGCGCGCCGCCGGGGCGCTCGGCGAGCAGCGCGCGCACGTCCAGCCCGCGTGCAGGGTCTCCGCCGTCGTGGTGCAGGTGCACCCGGCCGCGGAAGCGCGGCTCGCTCAGGCGCACGCGGAAGGCCGTGCGCGCGGGGCTGCGCGTGCAGTAGTGCAGCGCGAAGGGGGCGCCGGTGCGCGCGAGCTGCTCCGCCATGGCGAGCAGCGGCGTGATGCCGATGCCTCCCGCGACCAGCAGCGTGAAGGGCGCGGGCACCAGCGGGAACTGGTTGCGCGGGAGGCTGGTGAGCAGCGTGTCGTCCACCTGCACCCGCTCGTGCATCGCGCGCGAGCCGCCGCGGCCGTGGTGCTCGCGCTGCACCGCGATGACGTAGCGGTGCGTCTCCTGCGGGTCGTTGCACAGCGAGTACTGGCGCAAGGGGCCACCGGGCACGCGCACCTCCAGGTGCGCCCCGGCCTCGAAGGGCGGAAGGCGTGCAGTGGGAGGCGGCACCAGCTCGTAGGTGCGGATGTCCTCCGTCTCCGACTCGATGCGGCTGA
This window of the Aggregicoccus sp. 17bor-14 genome carries:
- a CDS encoding 2Fe-2S iron-sulfur cluster-binding protein, which gives rise to MLSDTLRLRVSRIESETEDIRTYELVPPPTARLPPFEAGAHLEVRVPGGPLRQYSLCNDPQETHRYVIAVQREHHGRGGSRAMHERVQVDDTLLTSLPRNQFPLVPAPFTLLVAGGIGITPLLAMAEQLARTGAPFALHYCTRSPARTAFRVRLSEPRFRGRVHLHHDGGDPARGLDVRALLAERPGGAHLYCCGPAPLMGAVRDAAEVGGWPQETVHFEAFTAEGTNVLTQRPGDGTFEVALKRSNRVLHVPPGMSILNVLRTHGVQVPSDCESGSCGTCLTGLLGGEPDHRDCFLEAGQRSRNILVCVSRARSRRLELDL